One Denticeps clupeoides chromosome 12, fDenClu1.1, whole genome shotgun sequence genomic window carries:
- the bysl gene encoding bystin produces the protein MPKAKKPKAGGRAAESGGGGVALADQILQGDVVRPHGRVKQRSRGREEDDEYVDERLSRKILEQARIQQEELQTEFGLTAEVKKKPVTSLGPGTHDAESDDEWPGLDAEDVGEEGAGSGGAVEVDPEDERAIQMFMSKNPPVRRTLADIIMEKITEKQTEVGTVLSEVSGRPMPQLDPRVIEVYKGVNKVLSKYRSGKLPKAFKIIPALSNWEQVLYLTEPETWTAAAMYQATRIFSSNLKERMAQRFYNLVLLPRIRDDIAEYKRLNFHLYSALKKALFKPGAWFKGILIPLCESGTCTLREAIIVGSILTKCSIPVLHSSAAMLKLAEMEYNGANSIFLRLLLDKKYALPFRVLDALVAHFLTFRGEKRTLPVLWHQSLLTLVQRYKADLASDQKAALLELLKAQSHPQISAEIRRELQNSESRDLETATTVMAVG, from the exons ATGCCGAAAGCCAAGAAGCCGAAAGCCGGCGGCCGGGCAGCGgaaagcggcggcggcggggtggCCCTGGCCGATCAGATCCTCCAGGGCGACGTGGTGCGACCACACGGCCGGGTGAAGCAGCGGAGCCGCGGGCGAGAAGAGGACGACGAGTACGTAGACGAGCGGCTGTCGAGGAAGATCCTGGAGCAGGCGCGGATTcagcaggaggagctgcagacCGAGTTCGGGCTCACCGCGGAGGTCAAGAAGAAGCCGGTCACGTCGCTGGGTCCAG GCACTCACGATGCGGAGTCAGATGACGAATGGCCCGGTCTGGACGCAGAGGACGTTGGGGAAGAAGGGGCGGGGAGTGGAGGTGCGGTGGAGGTGGACCCGGAGGACGAGAGAGCCATCCAGATGTTCATGAGCAAAAACCCCCCTGTCAG GCGCACGCTGGCAGACATCATCATGGAGAAGATAACGGAGAAACAGACTGAGGTGGGAACGGTGCTGTCAGAGGTCTCTGGACGACCCATGCCTCAGCTGGACCCTAGGGTCATCGAGGTTTACAAAGGGGTGAACAAG GTTTTATCCAAATACCGAAGTGGAAAACTGCCGAAAGCTTTCAAGATCATCCCCGCTCTGTCCAACTGGGAGCAGGTTCTGTACCTGACCGAGCCGGAGACCTGGACTGCCGCCGCCATGTACCAGGCAACCAG GATTTTCTCATCCAACCTTAAGGAGCGAATGGCTCAGCGCTTCTACAACCTGGTGCTGTTGCCACGGATACGCGACGACATAGCGGAGTACAAGCGACTGAACTTTCATCTGTACAGCGCCCTAAAGAAGGCCTTGTTTAAGCCTGGGGCCTGGTTCAAAG GAATTCTCATACCGCTGTGCGAGTCGGGCACCTGCACCCTGAGGGAGGCCATCATCGTCGGCAGCATCCTCACCAAGTGCTCCATTCCTGTCCTGCACTCTAG TGCTGCCATGCTTAAACTGGCGGAGATGGAGTATAACGGCGCCAACAGCATCTTCCTGCGGCTGCTGCTGGATAAGAAGTATGCGCTGCCCTTCCGTGTGCTGGACGCCCTGGTGGCCCACTTCCTGACGTTCCGCGGCGAGAAGCGCACGCTGCCCGTCCTCTGGCACCAGAGCCTGCTGACGCTGGTCCAGCGCTACAAAGCTGACCTGGCGTCCGACCAGAAGGCGgcgctgctggagctgctcaAGGCGCAGAGCCATCCACAGATATCAGCCGAGATCCGCAGGGAGCTGCAGAATTCGGAGTCCCGTGACCTTGAAACGGCAACAACGGTCATGGCGGTCGGCTGA
- the med20 gene encoding mediator of RNA polymerase II transcription subunit 20 isoform X2 yields the protein MGVTCVCQVPVLEGKSVQQTVDMLHRQLEQLGAMKQGSFWVDCETYHTTGTASGQPSKLLYVMHNSEAPLSCTALFEGGPCLMADGNFDVLMVKLKSHFQNAKGHKVESRGARYRYCDFLVKLGTVTMNSSARGISVEVEYCACVVPGDCWNLIKEFIQSFLGPNVPELPSVFATKAEGLFVPADAVDTMTQYLELFGKVRKQQVLQGASVR from the exons ATGGGAGTAACGTG cgtgtgtcaGGTGCCTGTGTTGGAGGGGAAGAGTGTCCAGCAGACAGTGGACATGCTGCACCGGCAGCTGGAGCAGCTGGGAGCCATGAAGCAGGGAAGCTTCTGGGTGGACTGCGAGACGTACCACACCACCGGCACTGCCAGCG GACAGCCTTCCAAACTTCTGTACGTGATGCACAACTCGGAGGCACCGCTCAGCTGCACGGCCCTGTTCGAGGGCGGCCCCTGCCTCATGGCCGACGGCAACTTCGACGTGCTGATGGTGAAGCTGAAGAGCCACTTCCAGAACGCCAAGGGCCACAAGGTGGAGAGCCGGGGGGCGCGGTACCGCTACTGTGATTTCCTTGTGAAGCTTGGAACAGTGACCATGAACTCAAGTGCACGGGGCATTTCTGTGGag GTCGAGTACTGTGCCTGTGTGGTTCCTGGCGACTGCTGGAACCTCATTAAGGAGTTCATACAGAGCTTCCTCGGGCCCAACGTTCCCGAGCTGCCTTCCGTGTTCGCCACCAAAGCGGAGGGCCTGTTCGTGCCCGCGGACGCAGTTGACACCATGACTCAGTATCTGGAGCTGTTCGGCAAGGTCCGCAAGCAGCAGGTGCTGCAAGGAGCGAGCGTTCGCTGA
- the med20 gene encoding mediator of RNA polymerase II transcription subunit 20 isoform X1: protein MSRCRDGIRTVLRRALKVPWRFNRRWWVRRTCVCSVCQVPVLEGKSVQQTVDMLHRQLEQLGAMKQGSFWVDCETYHTTGTASGQPSKLLYVMHNSEAPLSCTALFEGGPCLMADGNFDVLMVKLKSHFQNAKGHKVESRGARYRYCDFLVKLGTVTMNSSARGISVEVEYCACVVPGDCWNLIKEFIQSFLGPNVPELPSVFATKAEGLFVPADAVDTMTQYLELFGKVRKQQVLQGASVR, encoded by the exons ATGTCCCGGTGCAGAGACGGTATCAGAACCGTGCTGCGCCGGGCTCTGAAAGTTCCGTGGCGGTTTAACCGGAGGTGGTGGGTGCGGCGTAcctgtgtgtgtagcgtgtgtcaGGTGCCTGTGTTGGAGGGGAAGAGTGTCCAGCAGACAGTGGACATGCTGCACCGGCAGCTGGAGCAGCTGGGAGCCATGAAGCAGGGAAGCTTCTGGGTGGACTGCGAGACGTACCACACCACCGGCACTGCCAGCG GACAGCCTTCCAAACTTCTGTACGTGATGCACAACTCGGAGGCACCGCTCAGCTGCACGGCCCTGTTCGAGGGCGGCCCCTGCCTCATGGCCGACGGCAACTTCGACGTGCTGATGGTGAAGCTGAAGAGCCACTTCCAGAACGCCAAGGGCCACAAGGTGGAGAGCCGGGGGGCGCGGTACCGCTACTGTGATTTCCTTGTGAAGCTTGGAACAGTGACCATGAACTCAAGTGCACGGGGCATTTCTGTGGag GTCGAGTACTGTGCCTGTGTGGTTCCTGGCGACTGCTGGAACCTCATTAAGGAGTTCATACAGAGCTTCCTCGGGCCCAACGTTCCCGAGCTGCCTTCCGTGTTCGCCACCAAAGCGGAGGGCCTGTTCGTGCCCGCGGACGCAGTTGACACCATGACTCAGTATCTGGAGCTGTTCGGCAAGGTCCGCAAGCAGCAGGTGCTGCAAGGAGCGAGCGTTCGCTGA